GTAATGTGACTAATTGGTTATTTAATTCCTTCTGAATCTCTTCAAGTCGTTCAGCCAGATCTTTGGCTAAGACCTTCAATTCTGCAGAGCGATCTTTCAAAGCCTGTGCTTCTGATTGCTTTCCGGACTTGAATAAATTTCCTACTTCACGGGCAATCTGGTTCGATTCTGCAAGATTATCATCCAGCAGTTTTTGTGTTTCCCTGCGATTTTGATCCATTTCCAGGATACGTTGAACAGTTTCGGCAGCATTGAAATGTTTTACAGAAAGTCTTTCAACTACCAATTGTGGGTTTTCCCGGAGAAAATTCAGTTCTAACATGGTTTTTTAAAATTATGAATGGATCAATTAGTCACTTTTAAGCTAAACAGGTACAAAAATAAAAATCTCCTGATTACCTCATCAGGAGATTTTATTGGGGAATTATCTTTGACAGCTGAAATGCTGCAATAATTATTCAGCGCTGAGAGGATGAACCGAGACGTAGGACTTATCGTTTCTTCTTTTCCTGAATTCAACAACTCCGTCACATAAGGCAAAAATAGTATGATCCTTGCCCAGGCCAACATTCAGACCTACATTATGAACAGTTCCACGTTGCCTGAGAATGATGTTTCCAGCCTGAGCAAATTGTCCGCCATAAATCTTCACTCCAAGTCGTTTGCTATGGGATTCACGTCCGTTCGATGAACTACCGGCACCTTTTTTGTGAGCCATTTTATTCTTTTATTAAAAGTTGTACAAAATATTACAATTCTTTGCCACAGGAAAATGATCTCCTGTTAGGCAGTAATTCCTTCAATCTGAAGCTGAGTAAGATCCTGGCGATGCCCGGTCTCTTTCTGATACCCTTTACGGCGCTTCTTTTTGAAAATTTTCACTTTCTTTCCGCGTGGATGAGCCAAAATCGTAGCACTGACAACAGCTCCAGATACCAAAGGCGCTCCAACACTGATATTGCCGTTGTTGTCAACAAGCAATACTTCATTAAACTCTACTTTTGAACCTTCTTCACCTGTAAGGCGATTCACAAAGATTTTCTGGTCTTTTTCAACCTTGAATTGCTGTCCGGCGATATCAACTATTGCGTACATTTTCAAACAATTATGGTGTTCCTGATAAAATTGGAGTGCAAAAGTAGTAAAAATTATTTTATAACAAGCAGATACCTTTTAAAAAATTAATGATTTCTTTCAATTTCATCAAAATATTAGGTTTATTAGCCTGCCTGTTTCTTTTCTTCACAGGTCTATGATTCAATAGGATAGGGCTTCACC
This genomic window from Bacteroidales bacterium contains:
- the rpmA gene encoding 50S ribosomal protein L27, with amino-acid sequence MAHKKGAGSSSNGRESHSKRLGVKIYGGQFAQAGNIILRQRGTVHNVGLNVGLGKDHTIFALCDGVVEFRKRRNDKSYVSVHPLSAE
- the rplU gene encoding 50S ribosomal protein L21, with product MYAIVDIAGQQFKVEKDQKIFVNRLTGEEGSKVEFNEVLLVDNNGNISVGAPLVSGAVVSATILAHPRGKKVKIFKKKRRKGYQKETGHRQDLTQLQIEGITA